The Labrus bergylta chromosome 23, fLabBer1.1, whole genome shotgun sequence genome includes the window CTTTAAGAGGCTATACAATGAATGTAAGCCTCATCAAGTCTCACCCAGCAAATTTAGGATCGCCGCGTGTATGTCCATGTGGTGTCCTGAGAGAAGTGGAGCCTTTTCCTGTCCACTGTAGTACTTGGCAATGGTGTCAAAGAGCAGTCTCTTTTGGTTCTCCAGCTCCTCAGCTTGGTTATCTTCTGAGAAGACATTTCCGCCTTGTTGGCTGAGTTGCTCCCCTGCTACCACAATCAGCTGGTCAGGAAAGAGCTCCAAGCAGTCTGCCGCTGCTGACAGCCACCCATCCAacctgtaaacaaaaaaaaatgtttttaatcgtggaaaaaaaatgttgcaattAATATGCAAAGTCTGCTAGTTATGTGTTCTAACTTTTGAAGGTGGAGGAACAGAGCCTACTGTgcataaaatctttaaaatatcatTAGGATTACTAACGCGGGCAGATTAAGGGTGTCAGGCAGTTCTCTCTCGAGGCATGTGTTAGAGAAAACCAGGTCCTGGGTGGCCAGAGGAGCTCTGCAGGCCTGGACCTGAACTCTGGCAGGGGAGGTCAGAATGCAGTCCAGCATGGGGAGGTCTAccacctgcagcagctgcagcagcgtcTGCTGCTTCCAAACCTCGCCCACCACTATGGAGGGAGAAAAGACCATAAAGTATTAGGTATCATGAATTGATGTTCCACTCTATAGCGCAGCAACCAAAATCACAAACAATGAAAGCTGAGCTCACCAGCTTTGGACAGAAAGGCAGAATTTGAAGGAGTCGTGTTCAGCGATTGAGACAAGGTTGGTTGCAGGTTGATGTTCTTCAGCAGCCTCTCAACTCTTCTGTCTGATGGTCCCACAGCAAGTGGATTAGAGATTGTCCTCAGTTCCTTCAGCctccagaaacaacagaaagcatTATCATGATGATATTTCACAATGAAAATTATAatcagaataaaataaacaagttaaGCACCACTACATTATGAGAAACCAACCTGgagctcttcttcctctttagcTCATGCCCTTCTGGTGCCGTGTTTTCTGTGTCACTGCTGCACTCATTCATGGCACAATTGGGCAACACTTTATATTCCAGAAAACGAtaaaggctgctgctgctgtcctcaAAGGTGACCTCCTTGTCTCTGCGAAACAGCTTTGAACCCACTGGTTCGAACACCTTAGCCTCCATTAAAGCCTGGCAGAGTCTGGCAGCTTTGAGGCGAGACACTTCACTTGTGCAAAACACCACATTCTGCATCAAGTAACTGAGGACGGCGTCCACAGCGTCCGAGCCAGTGAAACATTCAGCATGAACTCGTAGATGTCTTCTACAGCGGCGCACCTCCACCTGGTTTTGCAGGGCCTGGATGATGTTGTGCCACAGCTGGGTAGCACCAAAGGGTCCAGAAAAACCTATGAGAGTAGACACAGGGTCAAGTCTATGTTGAATAACAGAGCTTAAATGTTGTTGTGGACTTAATGAAGGTCCACTTTTACAAACATGGGTAAACAAGTGCATGCTGTAATGATAACTTTATACAGGACAATGGCATATTCATTTTACAAGTTTATAATTAATGCAACTTAATCTTCAATCTTAATCTTGAAGGACTTGTAGGAGgagtcattttattttcaaatggtAAATAGTTAAGTTATGttggctcttttttttaccaactttttatttattttgacagcgTTTACAGGTGTATATCATCCAATACATTCATTAGGTAGCAATTCATACATCCATTTTATGACAATGAAATCCATTTCATTGTCATAAttacaatgcaaaaataaaataaattaacaaagaAGAGGATGACAACACAACCCTGCAAACCTGGAGTTTTCatagcctccccccccccctttcatgcgttttgtattttaaataaacagagacatttagagtaagtctaaaaaataaataaatacattaaaaaaattaacaaaaaaggacaaataatAATGACAGCAATAATGggattaaacatttaaataccacagtgtagtggagaaagaaaaaaaaacaatcaaaccaaTAACAAGATCATAGTATAGATCTCTCTTGTTATCTTGACCAAGTTAATTATTGGCAAGTCATTCACTCATACATATTTTTTCTGTTATATTTCTGGTGCACGTAAAGCACTTTAATAGCTCAAGAGAACAGACCTTCATTCACAGGTGTAATTGACTCTTTTTATAGTGCTGTATAGTCACTTTGTAGTAGAGAGACCAACATTTCCGACACCACTTCTGCAGAACAAGGGAGGCATGAGACTACTTCAAAGTTGTgctattatgtgtgtgtgtgtgtgtgtgtgtg containing:
- the depdc4 gene encoding DEP domain-containing protein 4, which encodes MFTSFKGLVMAVDLTPRFRRLNSQTRSFRETIQHGFSGPFGATQLWHNIIQALQNQVEVRRCRRHLRVHAECFTGSDAVDAVLSYLMQNVVFCTSEVSRLKAARLCQALMEAKVFEPVGSKLFRRDKEVTFEDSSSSLYRFLEYKVLPNCAMNECSSDTENTAPEGHELKRKKSSRLKELRTISNPLAVGPSDRRVERLLKNINLQPTLSQSLNTTPSNSAFLSKAVVGEVWKQQTLLQLLQVVDLPMLDCILTSPARVQVQACRAPLATQDLVFSNTCLERELPDTLNLPALDGWLSAAADCLELFPDQLIVVAGEQLSQQGGNVFSEDNQAEELENQKRLLFDTIAKYYSGQEKAPLLSGHHMDIHAAILNLLEKGKAQDAIKASQLCFRLLETSVRDELRRLLTFMATAAHPDACRLQKQIHNRALVCRTFQRAVVQNSELTRSQSETLMLFLMDNCTQIFKTPTSLIEAVRRTLRTMQQGKDADSIATFTFCQQVTPHEYEDQREATTLESLKRLLHDISSSTTIPVKERRRLLKEFEKHHPVVFLQHFSATF